The Saccharomyces mikatae IFO 1815 strain IFO1815 genome assembly, chromosome: 15 DNA window TATCCATAAGTTTAACTAGTTTTGCAATAACAGGGTTATTTTTCCTTCCACCATTTAACTTGTAATCCTTAACAACTTTTTCTAGTTCTTTGTATGATCTGAAATGGTGGGGGGTTCTCTTGGATGGCGGAAGCAACTTCATTAACCCTCTCCAAcctatttcttctataaTGTTTATCATCCCTTCATTCTctacaacaattttgtTTGCCAACCCGTGAACAGTGTAGCATCCAATCTGCTTAATATTATCCCTATCTGTATGCGAGTCTTCGAAGACAGACAACAAATTCTCTATTATATTATCGACTGCTTTGTTTGTTagagaaaatatcaatatttcCTCTGGCTTGATATTCTCCACAGTGACTAAATGTAATACTTTGTATAGTAGCGTTAATGTTTTTCCTGAACCTGGGCCCGCAATAACTTTTAACGTAGATGCCGGTTCATATGGCCTGTTTACTACTTTCCATTGTGACGGTGTTAActtattcatttttgcCGGGTCAAAGATCTatattctttgtttattttatttcGTTACATTTTATAACTATGTATTTCTCATTGTGAATTGTAAGTTTCAATCATCAACCCTAAAACTTCCAtacaaaaaatagaaaaagatacatgagaaaagaagaaacaaagagGGTGAAATTTAGACATTATGCTCCTATGAGAGTTGATTTATTACGGGATACTTAGTTAggttttattatttaatttATGAATTTTCGCTAACATACTTGCCAATTGCAAGTATGTTCCAACACCCTCCAGAATTCTCATATGGGTCAGACCgatttcttttatcatttCTAGCCTAATTGATTCTTTGACTTGTGTCAAATTTTTGGTGACACGGAAGGATGTTGTCACGATAtcaattgaagaataacCTTTTTTCCAGAGGTCTgttctcaaaatttgaatcGAATCGTCTAGGTTCGTGGCTAataacattttcttcactatTAGAGGATGCGGAGAGTCAACAATCCTAAAGACATTATCTGCATTCACTAGACCATGGCCCGCTACTGTACTTTGTAGATTGTTTATTGCTTGTCTCATGTCACCTTCTGCTGTAAAAATGATTGCTTCTAACCCATCATTTGTATATTTTACATCCTCCAGTTTTATGATCTCCAGAAGGCGCTTCAAAACATCCTCATCTGACAGTTTAGAATACCTTAGAATGGCACATCTACTTTGCAGTGgttcaataattttatttgatTGGTTACAAGCAAATGCAAACCTCGTAGAATTTGAATACAGTTCCATGGTCCTTCTCAAGGCTTGCTGGGCGCCCGCAGTCATTGAGTCTGCCTCATCAAGAATAACTATTTTATGTTTCCCTTGAGGTAGatgtaatttcttttgggCAAAATGTTTTATTTGGTTTCTGACAACATCAATACCTCTGTCATCTGAAGCGTTCAGTTCCAAAACACCATCAGCATAGGAATGTCCCAAAAGCTCGTGAGCAAGACAGTGGACTGAAGTGGTCTTACCTATACCTGGCATACCAGATATGATCATATGAGGCATGTTACCATCTTTAGCAATTTGCTGGAGCCTATCAATGGTCTCTTTATTACCTACTATATCTGATAGAACTTGAGGACGGTACTTCTCAACCCATGGAAGTTGTAGAGATAGTATTTTGGACATTAGAAGATACTCAAATTGTCTTATGGATCAACACTTCAGTGCTGTAACGAATAGAGTAAGATGTAAAAGTGTTGTTATTACAATACTATAGTATATGGGTTAGCTTTCCACCTTtttctcaagaaaaaaaaacgcgTTCAGTTTAACAGTGGATGtggtaatgaaaaattttcgttGTCTTCAAGAAGAGATGATGTATAGCGTAGCTTAATGTTCGCAAGATAAGCAGTTGAGGATCAGGCCTGTACGGTAATCAACATGTGTAATGACGAAAAAGACCAGAATGAGGAAATGGTAAAGAGGACACCACCTTTACCACCGGTGCCGGAAGGTATGTCTAAAAAGcaatggaagaaaatatgtAAAAGGCAAAGATGGGAGGAGAATAAAGCGAAATACAATGCAGAACGTCGtgtgaagaagaagagactTCGCCACGAGAGAAGTGCAAAGATTCAAGAATACATCAACAGAGGAGAAGAAGTTCCTCAGGAACTCGCTAGAGAACCTCGAGTTAATGTGAATCAAGTTGATTCTGGGATCGAGATCATCCTTGACTGTTCTTTTGATGAACTGATGAATGACAAGGAAATAGTCAGCTTGTCTAACCAGGTCACCAGAGCTTATTCCGCTAATAGAAGGTCGAATCACTTTGCAGAAATAAAAGTAGCACCATTTGATAAAAgactaaaaaaaagatttgaaaCCACACTGAGCAATACCAATTATGGAAACTGGAATCATTTCAAGTTCCTACCAGATGACAAAATTATGTTCGGAGACCAGCATATAAGTAAGGACAATATAGTATATTTAACCGCCGATACAGAGGAAAAGTTGGAGAAACTGGAACCAGGGATGCGCTACATTGTTGGTGGCATTGTAGACAAGAACCGCTATAAAGATTTGTGCCTTAAGAAGGCCCAAAAGATGGGCATCCCTACTCGGAGATTGCCCATCGATGAGTACATCAATATTGAGGGCCGAAGAGTTCTGACTACAACGCACGTTGTACAGCTCATGCTGAAATACTTCGATGACCATGACTGGAAAAATGCCTTTGAAAGTGTTTTGCCCCCCAGAAAGCTGGATGCAGAAGGGGAATCTACGACTAGCTCACCAGATAAAAAAGACGTATAAATAGCCGCCCATGTAGTATTAGTAATTTTAATAGTGATAAATGTGTGGTTTTCCGTAGATAGAGTAGCCGTACTTAAAAGTCACAGAGATGAGTTTTATCTGCGCTACTGGTaccatttcttcaaaactgTTGATTTTCCTGCTCGTCAAAACTCTTGAGGATTAGCCGCCGAAACTAATTCTGGTTGCACGtctatatttcttttcggAAAAGATGCCGCTGACACATGTGACTGAGAGGATCATATTTAATGCATAGGCCCATAAGAACAGGCATACACCCACGTTTTTCCTTGCTTCACCTACTTTGATGTGTGCGTTGTCTTCAAGTTCTTTATaatctttgttttttcgCTCTTGAAATgactctttctttcttgggTACCCGGActgcaatttttttactcaAGCTCTTTTTAATCACTACgtaatttcatcaatgttaCGATGGTAACCCATTATTAATAAAGAATCTtcataaaaaataagaacCACTATACTGCGCAACACCATCAATTATGCAACTTGTGCCGCTGGAATTGAATAGAAGTACTTTGAGTGGGATATCCGGGTCCATCTCAATATCATGCTGGATCATTGTGTTTGTCCCTCAAATTTATGAAAACTTTTACAGAAAGTCGTCCGATGGGTTGTCTCTACTATTCGTCATACTTTGGCTGGCTGGTGACGTCTTTAATCTTATGGGTGCTGTTATGCAACATCTTTTGTCTACTATGATTATTCTTGCTGCGTACTATACCGTGGCGGATATCATTCTACTCGGTCAATGTTTTTGGTATGACAACGAGGAAAAGCCACCA harbors:
- the RFC4 gene encoding replication factor C subunit 4 (similar to Saccharomyces cerevisiae RFC4 (YOL094C); ancestral locus Anc_3.103), giving the protein MSKILSLQLPWVEKYRPQVLSDIVGNKETIDRLQQIAKDGNMPHMIISGMPGIGKTTSVHCLAHELLGHSYADGVLELNASDDRGIDVVRNQIKHFAQKKLHLPQGKHKIVILDEADSMTAGAQQALRRTMELYSNSTRFAFACNQSNKIIEPLQSRCAILRYSKLSDEDVLKRLLEIIKLEDVKYTNDGLEAIIFTAEGDMRQAINNLQSTVAGHGLVNADNVFRIVDSPHPLIVKKMLLATNLDDSIQILRTDLWKKGYSSIDIVTTSFRVTKNLTQVKESIRLEMIKEIGLTHMRILEGVGTYLQLASMLAKIHKLNNKT
- the TRM10 gene encoding tRNA (guanine(9)-N(1))-methyltransferase (similar to Saccharomyces cerevisiae TRM10 (YOL093W); ancestral locus Anc_3.104), whose protein sequence is MCNDEKDQNEEMVKRTPPLPPVPEGMSKKQWKKICKRQRWEENKAKYNAERRVKKKRLRHERSAKIQEYINRGEEVPQELAREPRVNVNQVDSGIEIILDCSFDELMNDKEIVSLSNQVTRAYSANRRSNHFAEIKVAPFDKRLKKRFETTLSNTNYGNWNHFKFLPDDKIMFGDQHISKDNIVYLTADTEEKLEKLEPGMRYIVGGIVDKNRYKDLCLKKAQKMGIPTRRLPIDEYINIEGRRVLTTTHVVQLMLKYFDDHDWKNAFESVLPPRKLDAEGESTTSSPDKKDV